GCCGCGATTTCGCGCCAGATCACTCCTGATAAGGCAAGGAGATAGGCGGCATCGATCAGGCCACTCACCCCCGGTGTGAACCATGGCAACGCCAGTGCCACGCGACCGGCCGCCCACAGGCAGAACAGACCGATCAACAGGCGTCCTTTAATTGCCGGCCGGTCGGTCCAATTCGGAACGGCCGTCAGCACGAAGCCGGTGATGACCGCGGGTAAGAATCCGAACAGCATCTCGTGCACATGCCATTCACGAGGGGCAGCCAGAGCAGTTGAGCCACCGCCACCCGCAAGCATCACGATCCAGGCAGGGACCGCGAGACCGGCGAACAAGGCCGCCCCCAAAAAAAACGGCCTGAAGCCATAGGAAAACAGTGCCATCTCCGACCTGGTTGCGCCGGATGCGATTCCGTTACTCATAGGCGTGAGTCTTTCGACCGTCTTCGCATGAGTTGCGACAGCCTCTCTTGT
The Nitrospiraceae bacterium genome window above contains:
- a CDS encoding NnrS family protein, producing MSNGIASGATRSEMALFSYGFRPFFLGAALFAGLAVPAWIVMLAGGGGSTALAAPREWHVHEMLFGFLPAVITGFVLTAVPNWTDRPAIKGRLLIGLFCLWAAGRVALALPWFTPGVSGLIDAAYLLALSGVIWREIAA